A region of Toxorhynchites rutilus septentrionalis strain SRP chromosome 1, ASM2978413v1, whole genome shotgun sequence DNA encodes the following proteins:
- the LOC129781150 gene encoding uncharacterized protein LOC129781150, whose translation MKELSDLLREIKQCSENGLDEMEFCEDFIKLQTIFNHTNQFVRSFDKIVFHGGNEACIIEIVARLVKYLRIRRYLNEENKPIPECEHQLRKITLFMVLNTDVSFKFDLAKDTRICHLLNTIPPLTKCLLINCIWGAGLDGYFYEMLSYSPQWFMMQFIDQAVTSLKFTKPFEILERVESMVKAIYYSICRTDCDWKNVDRNRYVEHQRILGKLFDFLMELLRYFNTPDMSKFEKWSRMRMHRYYGFALKHIFSIILYCLDLYLNKSLFKVDDRMAIYQIMGEKHVPKKEIPEQYSSGIDSNLMKINNCLLNTLQTCVMEVTIDGFMCWVEIDLFTEGEEQQTLQQVIGESAYKLCDILKDNKVLQHNVLKQLPSISLRPKSQAEKAMDLPMRILMAKIEGTREVFERRMFFNEFIRRGALVFGNSECLDLMEKNLELVSGDNVRKMIEYDNRPRDEDEMEEDEVSDETIKLRELILKSIDFLLLEEAHTLIKFMIGAYGLEYDRYRTPNLVEEIVEFTNKLSSNSTELTDEDFYVPLRLIFQCPSLFYSRLTRSLYDSSFNNLSYIHAIIKVIAKLKSLAVPYLSAQVRALLSNQFEVTQSRSLPVFILKLYEMELFERNHFLQGYLLQGAEEAFKTTNMLAFGDILGIMQLVVDKNLNVFKLDTLKQTVLKLAEFSEKLRFNVAKLQPEYPQGADRVALLEKILKIIPGPVRMLRALKEEPKRIFKEQTERFTAITKFYFQRAFLDVAGGQTAKEFAKYLYQTSIDENTPKVQVRLFLSKTFVQCTSLEAERLARNALLLPHINDAVLIILVLLTEQPNHYECLKNCLLNYLHVAQKCLLPPLLTAEANPCDRATFVKSLVKLIVKLPAITRERLLVALSFGLSAIVQQIRAVDTSVDLAEIEKILEQQQQQRGHPANKSATMSPMLNGSKESDISSRDSVVTMVTE comes from the exons ATGAAAGAATTGTCCGATCTACTGCGTGAGATTAAACAGTGCAGCGAGAACGGTTTGGATGAGATGGAATTCTGCGAGGATTTTATAAAGCTGCAAACGATCTTCAATCACACGAACCAGTTCGTTCGATCTTTCGATAAAATCGTTTTCCACGGAG GAAATGAAGCATGCATCATTGAGATAGTGGCCCGATTGGTGAAATATCTTCGCATTCGACGTTATCTAAATGAGGAAAACAAACCGATCCCCGAGTGCGAGCACCAGCTGCGTAAGATTACCCTCTTCATGGTACTGAACACCGATGTCAGCTTTAAGTTTGATCTGGCGAAGGACACCCGGATCTGCCATCTGTTGAACACGATCCCACCGCTGACCAAGTGCCTTCTGATCAACTGCATCTGGGGGGCGGGTTTGGATGGGTATTTCTACGAGATGCTCTCGTACAGTCCCCAGTGGTTTATGATGCAGTTCATCGACCAGGCGGTGACCAGTTTGAAATTCACCAAACCGTTCGAGATCCTCGAGCGGGTGGAATCGATGGTGAAGGCGATCTACTACAGCATCTGCCGGACGGATTGTGACTGGAAGAATGTGGATCGCAATCGGTATGTGGAGCATCAGCGCATTCTGGGGAAGCTGTTTGATTTCCTGATGGAACTGCTGAGATACTTCAACACGCCGGATATGAGCAAATTCGAGAAGTGGTCTCGCATGAGAATGCACCGATATTATGGTTTTGCGCTGAAGCACATTTTCAGCATCATTTTGTATTGCCTCGATTTGTACTTGAACAAGAGTCTGTTCAAGGTTGATGATCGGATGGCTATTTATCAGATTATGGGCGAGAAGCACGTTCCAAAGAAAGAGATCCCAGAGCAGTATTCCTCCGGTATAGATTCCAATCTGATGAAGATCAACAATTGTTTGCTGAATACACTGCAAACTTGCGTGATGGAAGTCACAATCGATGGGTTCATGTGTTGGGTGGAAATCGATTTGTTCACCGAGGGGGAAGAGCAGCAAACGCTGCAGCAGGTTATAGGCGAATCGGCTTACAAGCTGTGCGATATTTTGAAGGATAACAAGGTGCTGCAGCACAACGTTTTGAAACAGCTGCCGTCGATATCGTTGCGACCAAAGTCGCAGGCCGAGAAGGCAATGGATCTGCCGATGCGCATTCTGATGGCCAAAATTGAAGGCACGCGGGAGGTATTCGAGAGGAGGATGTTTTTCAATGAGTTCATTCGGCGCGGAGCGCTGGTTTTCGGTAATAGCGAGTGTCTGGATTTGATGGAGAAAAATCTTGAACTCGTATCCGGCGATAACGTGCGGAAAATGATCGAATACGACAATCGCCCGCGTGACGAGGATGAGATGGAAGAGGATGAAGTTTCGGACGAGACGATCAAACTGAGAGAATTAATACTTAAATCGATAGACTTCCTGCTGTTGGAAGAGGCACACACTCTGATCAAGTTTATGATCGGCGCGTACGGGTTGGAATATGATCGCTATCGGACGCCGAATCTGGTGGAGGAGATAGTCGAATTCACCAATAAACTAAGTTCCAACTCAACGGAGCTGACCGATGAAGATTTTTATGTTCCACTGCGTCTCATCTTTCAGTGTCCGTCACTATTCTACAGCCGCCTGACACGATCTCTGTACGATTCAAGCTTTAACAATTTGAGCTATATTCACGCCATCATCAAGGTAATCGCCAAGCTGAAATCCCTGGCAGTGCCTTACCTGAGCGCACAAGTCCGAGCGTTGCTCTCCAATCAGTTCGAGGTAACCCAATCCAGATCACTGCCTGTGTTCATTCTAAAACTCTACGAGATGGAACTGTTCGAGCGTAATCACTTCCTGCAGGGCTATCTGCTGCAGGGCGCCGAGGAAGCATTCAAAACGACCAACATGCTCGCATTCGGGGACATTCTCGGCATCATGCAGCTGGTCGTGGATAAAAATCTCAACGTGTTCAAGCTGGACACACTCAAGCAGACCGTGCTCAAGCTGGCGGAGTTCTCCGAGAAGCTGCGCTTTAACGTGGCCAAGCTGCAACCGGAGTACCCCCAGGGAGCGGACCGAGTGGCACTGCTGGAGAAGATACTGAAGATCATTCCGGGTCCGGTGCGAATGCTGAGAGCACTCAAGGAAGAAC CCAAACGAATATTCAAAGAGCAAACGGAACGCTTCACCGCCATCACCAAGTTCTACTTCCAGCGTGCGTTTCTGGACGTTGCTGGCGGTCAAACCGCGAAGGAATTCGCAAAGTACCTCTACCAGACGAGCATCGACGAAAACACGCCGAAAGTTCAGGTGCGATTGTTCCTCTCGAAG ACCTTCGTCCAGTGCACGAGTCTGGAGGCAGAAAGATTAGCCCGGAACGCACTCTTGCTTCCACATATCAACGATGCGGTTCTCATTATTCTGGTATTGCTGACCGAGCAGCCGAATCACTACGAGTGTCTGAAAAACTGCCTTCTGAACTATTTGCATGTGGCGCAG AAATGTCTCCTCCCGCCCTTGCTGACTGCGGAGGCCAACCCATGCGACCGAGCCACCTTCGTCAAATCGCTGGTCAAACTGATCGTTAAGCTTCCCGCCATAACCCGTGAGCGCCTGCTAGTGGCCCTGTCGTTTGGCCTCTCGGCGATCGTGCAGCAGATACGCGCCGTCGACACCAGCGTGGATCTCGCCGAGATCGAAAAGATCCtggagcagcagcaacagcagcgtgGTCATCCTGCCAACAAGTCCGCGACGATGTCGCCCATGCTGAACGGATCGAAAGAGAGCGACATCTCTTCTCGGGATTCCGTCGTCACAATGGTGACCGAGTAG